ctttaatatgACAAATGAGGATCTGCCTATAAAGCGTTACGTTTTCAATACCGCAGTAATTATATCGTTGTTTATGATTAcgtgtaattatatttgtttataatttataattacaattatatagcTGTGTtgtcttatataataattatatatattattttatatttataaatatttataactttgtattatttatatataattataaatataatttctctagcaatcgtaattataaaatagagtGAAGAGTTGCAcgctatttataattataatcacaatttatatattcactCAGGCGCAAATTCCAGAAAACGaaacgaaagagagagtgagagggagaagggagggggagagagacaAACAGATCTTATCTAAGAATCTACTTCTCATCATTATCGCGAATAATTATAGCTGCAAATCTAACCGCTTATCAATTTCTGTTTGTTTCTTCCGGTGAAAAAAAACTCATAATTGCAAGTAATCGCTTGCTCAACGAACGCAAACGAATCACAGATTATATTGCTTATTTTCGTTCGGTGAACGACTGAgccgtttataatgttaaaattaaccaGCCGacgtatttttcaatgttttttttttctgaaaatttccctgcaattaaattaatggatCCAAAATATCTTTCCTATTTTTCCTTTCAAACAATTACGCTCGATAACGCAAGGGGTGATACTGATACGGCTAATATTTCAGTACGgggtatttttatttcgtttacacaagaaagagagagagagagagagcgaggaCTTAAGTAAACCGTGAGAGTAACTAAGATCTGTACCTAATATCGATCGCGGAAATGCCCAAGTGTTTACACTAAATTACACCTTATCGCTAATGatataataacatgtaatattcCTTTCTTTTATGTATAAGATAATATCATAGGATGTTTCGTCGCGCCTAACTCGGTATACTCTCGCCCTAGTCGCTGAAAAAACCCAAGTACAATCCACCGAAATGGGCGTTCGCGTTCGTATGGACCGCTCTCTACTGTACGATGGGCCACGCGTCCTACCTAGTGTGGCGGGACGGGGGTGGCTTCGAGGGGGCGGCTCTACCCCTCAGCGTTTATGGCGTCAATCTCGCCCTCAACTGGCTGTGGACGCCGCTCTTCTTCGGGATGCACCAACTAAAATGGgtatacacgcgcgcgcgcgcatctaAAGTTAGATCTAGGACCGTTCGAGTTTTCGTAATAATAACTTTCACATTACCGGCTTTGGAAAACGGTGTACTTAAAATAGATCTCTTCGACGCCACTTAAGAATAATCCCTAAAAACGATCAATAAGACTAGATTTGGAGCTTCGGACAATCACGACGCTTTTCTAAAGAAATTcacatttctaaaaaatggAGATTGCGCGCATCGTAAAGCTACGTGCAAATAGTTTTGTGTGACGTACAATCTCCAGTTTTGGAACtgcgataatatatttaatcgcTTGCAGCAACGACCGATTCGGCGACCGCGGAATTTCGCAACAGATTAACGGCGCTCGTATTGTTATTCAGATTTTTACGAATGAGTTTCTTGCCGAGCTAAACGCAAGTCGGCATGTGCGCAACACGTTGCTGCCGAGTCCGACGTGGAGAAGTTATCACGTTGCATAGCACGTTGTTCTAGCGCGAGTGGTTAAAGCGGTTAGGAAAAAATCTTATCGATCTCTGCGAATTGCTCGAACGGCCCCATTTGCCGGATGCGGTTTCGAACTTAAAGCGAACTTGAGTCACTTCCGGAGCGATTGATATCAACTGGTGTTTCCTGAACTTCATGAGCGAGATTCTCGCAAGCTGAGTTTCGAAAACGAGAAGTCGAATGTGTGTTTTGCAGATTTCAATCACTCTCGCATTAATCCGGAAGCGCGGTGTCAAGTCACCAATTGCTCTTGGAGCGACTCAAATTCGCCTGAATGAGAAAGAAAGGCGCATTAAATAACCGTTCTACATTCGCAAGCAGAGTCTCTACGAAGTTGTGATGTTGGACGCCAGCACGGCCGCGCTCGGGATCGTGTTTTATCCAGTCAATTCCGTCGCTGGTTACATCATCATTCCCTACTTCGTATGGGTCTGTTACGCCACGCTGCTCAACTATGCCATTTACCGAAACAACAAAGATCTCCCCGAGAAGATCAAGAATGACAACTAAATGAGATGGAGAACGTCGCCCGTAAACATCCGCTGAGAAACTCAGCATCTCGTGTCAGCGCAGATGTACTTTGTAGAATCAAGTTTTTGGTATCTGATTTGAGCGTACATTGCGTGAAAATATCCCGACAGACATTTGCCGAAAGAAAATCGAAGAAAGCAAAGAGAAGTATCgctgcaaaatttttctatcaaaatCTATCGCTtctttttacttaatattattgtgttaaatattttatagcgaagtttttttcaatatcaaaaaagATGGCGTGCGtacaaataattgaaagaCTTCGatcaactattttttttcctcggcATTTTCTTAAAGAGCGAGAAAGGGACAGAGAGCGCTCGTTTCTTGCTACTtcatttttgtacaattattgTTGTCAGCTATTCGCGATCGTCCGACGAGAACACGCCTTCCATTGAACGCACAACGCCGTTGGTATACAGCTTTATTGATCGTTGtacgaaataaagattagTTGATCAACCACGTGTACGTACATTATACAGTGTACAAGTACAATACCTTAATCGCGctaagttttaataaatcatatataaagaAACGTGGGGAAAGTGGTGTGGGAGGGGGAGGGTAGGAGACTTTCACTTTCTTTATCGTCTATTCGTCTTTCTTATACTCTATTCCGCGCGTGTGGTAACTACGGAGCTTTCTTCCGTTTGCGTAAAATTTGGGCAAAATAAAGTCGGCCGCGAGAATTTTCAGCCCCGCCTTGAAAAAGCTGATGTGGAAACCGTTGCGTCGTCCTGGAGATTCTTCAATCTTGCCTTTTGTACAGAATAGGGCAGAGTATATTACACAAAAGAGATATCGAGTACGATGATAGGGGCGGCTGCTCGGGCGGGACTCGTTCCCGGCGGCCGTCACCGCCGCACTCGGCTGCCGTGTTTCACAAGCGCTACGTGGGCTCGGTTGCGTAGATATAGCCTTGCTGCTGCAACACGTACAGCCGCTTTTCCACGGCCTCTTTGTCTGAAATTATCAGCGAAATTTCAGTGAAGAACAAATCGAGGAAGCAGATTCGcggaatatattttagaaaaaaagaaacgaaaaggAACAAGATACACTGTTAcgtataatagatataaataaagttagagaattaaatttcaaaaatttgtcaataagatttcaaataaaattgaagcaAAATTTCAAATCGTGGAAGCGTTTCACGCTTTtggttgaataatttttcaaatttctttcgGAAACAGATTTGACCAGAATAAATCGTAAGCATGGAAATAGTACATACATTTGATAAGCAGAGCTCGGTCCTGGCTGTGGCTGACATGCTGCGCTAGCGAGTGCAATAATATCTGTGCCGTGTGATAACGCTGGAAACATTCACCGCCTTTTCCGAATAGCTCGTCCAGCGCCGCTGATTGAcactgcaaaaataattacaattaaatatcaagTTAACTATCAACGGCgtaaaactaatatatattCCATTCTATCAGATTTTCAAGatagaaaaaggaaaaaagatgaTTAAAAGTTGCATTGACCACGGCTAAAAAAAGGCAAAAGCTATTTTTATGGCAGTACCATGTGAATCGCGtgattgtataatattttatccgcTGTGGCTCCCGTCTGGCGAAGAAGTCCCGCGCTATTCAGCTGCTTGCATTCCGTCAAACACGATTTGAACTTCTCATTCATAGTGCTGACAACtgcaatatgaaaattttcatttatacgAGTTCAACTCGCGTAgcttcatatatttataatacattccATCGATATttcgcta
Above is a genomic segment from Linepithema humile isolate Giens D197 chromosome 6, Lhum_UNIL_v1.0, whole genome shotgun sequence containing:
- the LOC105673071 gene encoding translocator protein, which encodes MAWRMNWALLIAIIIPTIGGSIIGEVFVKKNMAWYESLKKPKYNPPKWAFAFVWTALYCTMGHASYLVWRDGGGFEGAALPLSVYGVNLALNWLWTPLFFGMHQLKWSLYEVVMLDASTAALGIVFYPVNSVAGYIIIPYFVWVCYATLLNYAIYRNNKDLPEKIKNDN